The DNA segment gaatataattatgtataaTATTCAATTATGGTGATCTAAACATTGTAAATAGAAtccactattttaaaaaaaagatacccATTTTCACttatcaggaaatttaaaactGATTCACTGCTAGATTTCCCAGTAATCATTGACAGGTAAATCAAGGACAATATCACAATAACAACGTCTATGCTTAACAAACTGGAATAATGCAAAAGTATCGATTCTTCTTATTTAGACCGGCATGTAAGGTACCTTGCGCAAAGTCGTGAGTACTTTGGAGTAGCAGTAGACAATGACAGTTACTGGAAATATGAAGCACACCAGCGTGTAGAGAATGAGATAGCTGTAGTTGCTCCATGACCGTTCTTCCCAGGCCAAAGAGCAAGACGTCTGTACACCCTCTGGCTGGTATCCGCTCCATCCGAACAAAGGCATCACGGCCCAGAATAAGCAGGAAAGCCAGACGAAAATGAGCCCCGTGGCGCTGCGTCTCATGCTCAGCTTGCGACGGATGCTTGGTTTGCACACCACATTGTAGCGCTCGTACGAAAGCAGGGTCAATGTACACAGCGACACCAGGCCTGGGGAGGGAATTAGACACCTAGTCTAGTAatatgcatttattcattttctgtaccgtttATACTCGCAAGGGTCACAGCCTCACaggcggtgctggagcctattccagagGGGATTGATTTAGAATGAGATACCaaagtacccggggaaaacccatgcaagccctgggagaacatgcaaactccacacaggaatgtcGTTAGACTTTGCCTTTCCATCGTGATTACTCCTAAATCGAATCTGAAAATTGTTTTTCAATGCCTGAGGCATTGAGCAAAATTAAACAAAGTGTAGTCCCTGGGGGTGTGTTTAGAGTTTATTTAGACACTCTTTATGTTATATTCTGCTTTTTCTTGTCCCAGGTTAAGGTCTTATGTACCGTATTTGCATAAGTAAAGTTTTCAGTGCATACTCACCAAAGTAGTTGACGGCAAATCCCTGGAAGACACAGGCGGTTCTTCCGACAAAGAAAAACCCGTAGTAGTTGGTGACGGTGACCACAAGGGAGCCACAAAGGCCGATCATTAGGTCGGAAACGGCCAGGCTCAGAATGAACACGTTCATTGGGTGCAGCAGAGTGGGGTTCCTCAGGGACACGGTGATCACCAGACCGTTGTTGAACACAGTGAGCAGTGTGTTGATGAACATGAGGAAGGACAGGATGCTGTAGCCCACGCGTGGGAAGACAGTGGGTGCCTCGGCCTCCGAGCTCCACGCCGTGCTGTTGCTGTCCATGGTGTGAGTGGCCGCGTGGCAAGTGCGCTCAGTTACCCAAGCTGCTTTG comes from the Stigmatopora nigra isolate UIUO_SnigA chromosome 22, RoL_Snig_1.1, whole genome shotgun sequence genome and includes:
- the LOC144180892 gene encoding parapinopsin-like, translated to MDSNSTAWSSEAEAPTVFPRVGYSILSFLMFINTLLTVFNNGLVITVSLRNPTLLHPMNVFILSLAVSDLMIGLCGSLVVTVTNYYGFFFVGRTACVFQGFAVNYFGLVSLCTLTLLSYERYNVVCKPSIRRKLSMRRSATGLIFVWLSCLFWAVMPLFGWSGYQPEGVQTSCSLAWEERSWSNYSYLILYTLVCFIFPVTVIVYCYSKVLTTLRKLNKSVELQVGHSLQKEMDHAVKMVLAMTVAFFICWLPYTALSVVVVVQPELHIPPLLATMPMYFAKTSPVYNPIIYFLSNQQFRDATLEMLSCGRYIPRGSAPVVSISMQPLNMRSCSNRMNRPNKVLPL